The Rattus rattus isolate New Zealand chromosome X, Rrattus_CSIRO_v1, whole genome shotgun sequence genome has a window encoding:
- the LOC116888684 gene encoding LOW QUALITY PROTEIN: KAT8 regulatory NSL complex subunit 2-like (The sequence of the model RefSeq protein was modified relative to this genomic sequence to represent the inferred CDS: inserted 1 base in 1 codon) yields MNRIRIHVLPTNLGSITPVPRSQEPLSCSFTHRPCSQPRLEGQEFCLKHILEDKNAPFKQCSYISTKNGKRCPSAAPKPEKKDGVSFCAEHARRNALALHAQMKXGPMGETLLCQFSSYAKTELGSQTPESSQSEASLILDYTAEEVALIMREKLIRLHSLYIDQFKPLQHLLKEKKRRYLHNRKVEHEALGSLLTGPQGLLAKERQNLKRLKCLRRYHQRYGVEALLHRQLKERRMLAIEGAAQQAHTTRSSQRCLAFVDDVHCSNQSLPMTRHCLTHICQDTNQVLFKCCQGSEEVPCNKPVPVNLSEDPCSPLHFQLPPQMYKPEQVLSVPDDLEAGPMDLYLSAVELQPSESLPLEFSDDLDVLGDGMSCPPSPLLFDPSLTLEDHSVTEIAGGSGQIQVAGDGCRSQGPHNVEKTS; encoded by the exons ATGAACAGGATTCGGATTCATGTCTTGCCAACCAATCTGGGGAGTATCACCCCAGTGCCCAGATCTCAGGAGCCCCTCTCTTGTTCGTTCACTCACCGCCCATGCTCTCAGCCGCGTCTGGAGGGGCAGGAGTTTTGCCTTAAGCATATTCTTGAAGACAAGAATGCACCCTTCAAACAATGTAGTTACATTTCGAcgaagaatgggaaaagatgcCCCAGTGCTGCCCCAAAACCCGAGAAGAAAGATGGGGTGTCTTTCTGTGCTGAACATGCTCGAAGGAATGCCCTAGCACTTCATGCTCAAATGA AAGGCCCTATGGGTGAAACCCTCTTATGCCAATTCAGCTCATATGCTAAAACAGAGCTGGGCTCGCAGACCCCAGAGAGTAGCCAAAGTGAGGCGAGCCTGATACTGGACTATACAGCTGAGGAGGTGGCTCTTATTATGAGAGAAAAGCTGATTCGTTTGCATTCTTTGTACATTGATCAGTTTAAACCACTACAGCACCTGCTCAAAGAGAAGAAGCGCCGTTACTTACATAATCGGAAAGTGGAGCACGAAGCTTTAGGTAGTCTCCTGACTGGCCCCCAGGGACTTTTGGCCAAAGAGAGACAGAATTTAAAGCGACTAAAATGTCTCAGGCGATACCACCAACGCTATGGAGTAGAAGCCTTACTACACAGGCAGCTGAAGGAACGCAGAATGCTGGCCATAGAGGGGGCTGCTCAACAGGCTCATACCACTCGTTCCAGTCAGAGGTGCTTAGCCTTTGTGGATGATGTTCACTGCTCCAATCAGTCTCTTCCAATGACCAGACACTGCCTTACCCATATCTGTCAGGATACAAATCAGGTTCTCTTCAAATGCTGCCAGGGATCTGAAGAGGTACCCTGCAACAAGCCAGTTCCTGTTAACCTTTCTGAGGACCCCTGCTCTCCATTGCACTTCCAGTTGCCTCCTCAGATGTATAAGCCCGAGCAGGTACTGTCTGTGCCAGACGATCTGGAAGCAGGCCCCATGGATCTGTACTTGAGTGCTGTCGAGCTTCAGCCCTCTGAAAGTTTACCACTGGAGTTCAGTGATGACTTGGATGTCTTAGGTGATGGCATGTCATGCCCTCCATCACCCTTGCTCTTTGATCCCTCCCTAACTCTAGAAGATCATTCCGTCACAGAAATTGCCGGAGGCTCGGGACAGATACAGGTGGCTGGGGATGGGTGCAGATCCCAGGGACCTCATAATGTAGAGAAAACCTCATAA